A single Ziziphus jujuba cultivar Dongzao chromosome 11, ASM3175591v1 DNA region contains:
- the LOC107432670 gene encoding uncharacterized protein LOC107432670, translating to MESMAEAQAVNPPLPELILSLEQAALMAKQLPTTTDPTHHFQIYSSLHQTHHHLSTFLSRTTPLFPQPLHLAPPAENSLSSATGAVAGGDNGNEPMQVGDDNGYDDDVGEGNSKGNTVDRVEEKMKDCFIKNKRPKRPLSPSAAALVEERRLNDGGFIGGFMGFDPHATRLKALDLVYQFHG from the coding sequence atGGAATCCATGGCAGAGGCACAAGCTGTAAATCCACCATTACCAGAGCTCATACTGTCACTAGAGCAAGCTGCTCTAATGGCGAAGCAACTTCCCACAACAACCGACCCAACCCATCACTTCCAAATATACTCTTCCCTCCACCAAACCCACCACCACCTCTCCACCTTCCTCTCTCGAACCACCCCATTATTCCCTCAGCCTCTCCACCTTGCTCCCCCCGCCGAGAATTCCCTCTCCTCCGCCACCGGGGCCGTCGCCGGCGGTGACAACGGCAACGAGCCGATGCAGGTCGGTGACGACAACGGCTACGACGATGATGTCGGAGAGGGTAATTCCAAAGGAAACACTGTCGACAGGGTCGAAGAGAAGATGAAGGATTGCTTCATCAAGAATAAGCGGCCGAAGCGACCGCTCTCGCCGTCGGCCGCGGCGTTGGTGGAGGAGAGAAGGTTGAATGATGGGGGGTTTATTGGAGGATTCATGGGTTTTGATCCTCATGCCACCAGGTTGAAGGCTTTGGACCTTGTGTACCAGTTTCATGGCTGA
- the LOC107432665 gene encoding protein-ribulosamine 3-kinase, chloroplastic yields MAAHMGTIYSSSFPTLPRLPRLSSSSTIKHRALTTAAMSDDPIREWILSEGKATKITGISPVGGGCINRASRYNTDAGSFFVKTNRGIGPSMFEAEALGLSAMYETRTIRVPRPFKIGPLPTGGSYIIMEFIEFGASRGDQSVLGKKLAAMHKAGKSEKGFGFDVDNTIGSTPQINTWTSDWIQFYGEHRLGYQLQLAVDQYGDRSIYEKGQRLVKSMGPLFDGAVIEPCLLHGDLWSGNICSDKNGEPVILDPACYYGHNEAEFGMSWCAGFGGSFYNSYFEVMPKQPGFDKRIDLYMLYHYLNHYNLFGSGYRSSAMSIIDDYLRILKA; encoded by the exons ATGGCGGCACACATGGGAACCATATACTCTTCTAGCTTCCCTACTCTGCCTCGTCTTCCTCGGCTGTCCTCGTCCTCCACCATCAAGCACAGAGCTTTAACCA CTGCAGCAATGAGTGATGATCCAATTCGCGAATGGATTCTCTCAGAAGGAAAGGCAACAAAAATAACAGGAATTAGTCCTGTAGGTGGTGGTTGTATCAATCGTGCTAGTCGATATAACACTGATGCTGGTTCTTTCTTTGTTAAAACAAACAG GGGTATTGGGCCATCAATGTTTGAGGCTGAGGCTCTTGGTTTAAGTGCGATGTACGAAACCAGAACGATCCGTGTGCCTAGGCCATTCAAG ATTGGGCCCCTACCCACAGGTGGTTCTTACATcatcatggaatttattgaaTTTGGTGCATCTAGAGGTGATCAG TCTGTTCTAGGAAAGAAGCTTGCTGCTATGCATAAAGCTGGAAAATCTGAGAAAGGCTTTGGTTTTGATGTTGATAACACTATTGGCAG CACCCCTCAGATAAATACTTGGACATCGGACTGGATTCAGTTTTACGGGGAGCATCGATTGGGTTACCAGTTGCAGCTAGCAGTGGACCAGTATGGTGATCGTTCCATTTATGAAAAAG GACAAAGATTGGTGAAAAGTATGGGACCCCTCTTTGATGGTGCGGTTATAGAGCCATGCTTGTTACATGGAGACCTGTGGAGTGGAAATATCTGCTCCGACAAAAATGGCGAGCCTGTTATCCTTGACCCTGCATGTTATT ATGGACATAACGAGGCAGAATTTGGAATGTCATGGTGTGCTGGGTTTGGAGGATCTTTCTACAATTCCTATTTTGAG GTGATGCCAAAACAACCAGGATTTGATAAGAGGATAGATCTTTATATGTTATATCATTACTTGAATCATTACAATCTCTTCGGTTCTGGTTATCGTTCGTCTGCAATGTCTATAATAGATGACTATCTGAGGATATTGAAAGCCTAG